In a single window of the Candidatus Atribacteria bacterium genome:
- a CDS encoding uracil phosphoribosyltransferase, translating to MSELIVLDHPLIQHKITLIRDKNTQMKEFRELVDELSNLMAYEATREIELEEIEIETPLGKTKSKVISGKNIAIVTILRAGLGMVDGILKLIPPAKVGHIGIYRDPETLMPVEYYAKLPSDIKDRKVIMVDPMLATGGTAVACIDYIKKCGTVDIKFMCLIAASEGIDRIHKYHPDVKIYAASVDRRLNSHGYIIPGLGDAGDRLFGTK from the coding sequence TTGTCAGAATTAATCGTCTTAGACCACCCTTTAATACAACACAAAATTACCTTGATTAGAGATAAAAACACCCAGATGAAAGAATTCAGAGAGTTAGTAGATGAATTATCTAATTTAATGGCCTATGAGGCAACCAGAGAAATAGAATTAGAGGAAATTGAAATTGAAACTCCTCTTGGCAAGACTAAAAGCAAAGTAATATCAGGAAAAAATATAGCCATTGTGACAATTTTAAGAGCAGGTTTAGGTATGGTTGATGGAATATTGAAACTTATTCCTCCGGCAAAAGTAGGACATATTGGAATATATCGTGATCCCGAAACTTTAATGCCCGTAGAATATTATGCAAAACTGCCGTCTGATATTAAAGATAGGAAGGTTATCATGGTCGATCCCATGCTGGCTACTGGAGGTACAGCCGTTGCTTGTATAGACTATATCAAGAAATGTGGTACAGTAGATATCAAGTTTATGTGTTTGATTGCTGCATCAGAAGGTATAGATAGGATACATAAATACCATCCTGATGTCAAAATATATGCTGCATCTGTAGATAGAAGATTAAATTCACATGGATACATCATACCGGGATTAGGAGATGCCGGGGATCGTTTATTCGGAACCAAATAA
- a CDS encoding low molecular weight protein arginine phosphatase has product MKTILFVCTGNTCRSAMAEGLFKKLLRERIEDNKKFKVISAGIYALSGMHATNEAIKVMAEQGIDISHHTAQQLQEDLIEKADLILVMSDSHKDYIKTKYSFAQDKIYLLKEFAQTGKIKNKHKVDGNNEITDPLGQPIEFYRMIAKQLKENLEESLKKILEENK; this is encoded by the coding sequence ATCAAAACGATTTTATTTGTCTGTACCGGTAATACCTGCCGAAGTGCTATGGCAGAAGGATTATTTAAAAAACTGTTAAGAGAGAGGATAGAAGACAATAAAAAATTTAAGGTTATATCGGCTGGAATTTATGCTCTTTCAGGTATGCATGCAACGAATGAAGCGATAAAGGTTATGGCAGAGCAAGGAATTGATATTTCGCATCACACAGCCCAACAATTACAAGAAGATCTTATTGAAAAAGCAGATCTAATTTTAGTGATGTCTGATTCCCATAAAGATTATATTAAAACAAAATATTCTTTTGCTCAAGATAAAATTTACTTGCTTAAAGAATTTGCCCAGACTGGTAAAATTAAAAATAAGCACAAAGTTGATGGAAATAATGAAATAACTGACCCTCTCGGGCAGCCCATAGAATTTTATCGGATGATAGCTAAACAGCTGAAAGAAAACTTAGAAGAGAGTTTAAAGAAGATTCTCGAAGAAAATAAATAA
- the prmC gene encoding peptide chain release factor N(5)-glutamine methyltransferase codes for MPENKFRFQTVSQSLKNIEQIFKNNGVINSKEEAEILLCYSLRMSRSEIYLDFDKVLKNTESMQLEKKVQKRIKKIPLQYITKHQEFMGIDFLVEKGVLIPRPETEILVEEVIKKLKNVKCSNHPVVADLGTGTGVIAISLAKFINNIIIYATDVSKISLRTALKNAQKQACRDKIIFLQGDLFQPFLGRIKKNSLDGIISNPPYISSYDFELLPPEIKNNEPKTALFGGIDGLDYYRKIISNSPQYLKKEGFLALEVGMNQSKIVEELMIKEEHAYQNIEMIKDYLGIERVVIAYRK; via the coding sequence ATGCCGGAAAATAAGTTTAGATTTCAAACTGTTAGCCAGTCCTTAAAAAATATTGAGCAAATATTTAAAAATAATGGAGTAATCAATTCAAAAGAAGAAGCGGAAATTTTATTATGCTATTCTTTGAGGATGAGCAGGAGTGAGATATATTTAGATTTTGATAAAGTGTTGAAAAATACAGAAAGCATGCAATTAGAGAAAAAAGTTCAAAAAAGGATTAAAAAAATTCCTCTCCAATATATCACTAAACATCAAGAATTTATGGGAATAGACTTTTTAGTAGAAAAAGGAGTTTTGATTCCACGACCCGAAACAGAAATTTTAGTAGAAGAAGTAATTAAGAAATTAAAAAATGTTAAATGTTCTAACCACCCGGTGGTGGCAGATTTAGGAACCGGTACAGGGGTAATTGCTATAAGCCTGGCTAAATTTATTAACAATATTATTATTTATGCAACTGATGTGTCAAAAATATCTTTACGGACAGCCTTGAAAAATGCCCAAAAACAGGCCTGTAGAGATAAAATAATTTTTCTGCAGGGAGACTTATTTCAGCCGTTTTTAGGAAGAATAAAAAAAAACAGCTTAGATGGAATTATTTCCAATCCCCCTTATATTAGTTCTTACGATTTTGAATTATTGCCTCCCGAGATAAAAAATAATGAACCTAAAACCGCTTTATTCGGAGGAATTGACGGTTTAGATTATTATCGTAAAATAATAAGCAATAGTCCTCAATATTTAAAAAAGGAAGGCTTTCTTGCCTTGGAAGTGGGTATGAACCAGTCGAAAATAGTTGAGGAATTAATGATTAAAGAGGAACATGCCTATCAAAATATAGAAATGATCAAAGATTATTTGGGGATAGAGAGAGTAGTAATTGCTTACAGAAAATGA
- the rpiB gene encoding ribose 5-phosphate isomerase B, translating to MKVALGSDHGGYQLKEDIKEYLKQLKVEYIDFGCENEKSIDYPDIGFKAAKEVKSGSCDRGILICGSGIGMSIVANKVKGIRAALCYNEFTARYSREHNDANILVLGGRVIGSGLAKAIVKLWLDTQFSQEKRHINRLNKIKQEEENSFK from the coding sequence ATGAAAGTGGCTTTGGGCAGTGATCACGGAGGTTATCAATTAAAAGAAGACATCAAAGAATATTTAAAGCAGCTAAAGGTGGAATATATTGATTTTGGCTGCGAAAACGAAAAATCTATAGATTATCCGGATATTGGATTTAAAGCAGCCAAAGAAGTAAAAAGCGGAAGTTGTGACCGAGGAATCTTGATTTGCGGCAGTGGAATTGGCATGTCTATTGTGGCAAATAAAGTTAAAGGTATTAGGGCGGCACTTTGTTATAACGAATTTACTGCCCGCTATTCCCGAGAACATAACGATGCGAATATTTTAGTTTTGGGAGGAAGAGTTATTGGTTCGGGATTAGCTAAAGCAATTGTAAAACTGTGGTTAGATACTCAATTTAGTCAGGAAAAAAGACATATTAACCGTTTGAACAAAATAAAACAAGAGGAAGAGAATAGTTTTAAATAA
- a CDS encoding cytidine deaminase, which yields MTRPTWDKYFMEITELVSKRSTCLRRKVGAVIVQDKRILTTGYNGAPRGLSHCLEIGCLREIKKVASGERQELCRGLHAEQNAIVQAALHGISIKGSVLYCTTQPCVTCAKMIINSGIKKIVYKEQYPDDLAREILKEAGVVEVHYE from the coding sequence ATGACTCGTCCGACCTGGGATAAGTATTTTATGGAAATAACCGAGTTGGTTTCCAAGCGCTCTACTTGTTTAAGGAGAAAAGTAGGAGCAGTAATCGTTCAAGATAAACGGATACTGACCACCGGGTATAATGGTGCACCCAGGGGGCTGTCTCATTGTTTGGAAATAGGATGCTTAAGAGAAATAAAAAAAGTAGCTTCCGGAGAAAGACAGGAATTGTGCAGGGGATTACATGCAGAACAAAATGCTATTGTACAGGCTGCACTCCATGGTATAAGTATAAAAGGGAGTGTATTATATTGTACCACCCAACCTTGCGTGACCTGCGCCAAGATGATTATAAATTCTGGTATAAAGAAAATTGTTTATAAAGAACAATACCCCGATGATTTGGCTCGAGAGATACTGAAAGAAGCAGGGGTAGTTGAGGTTCATTATGAATAA
- a CDS encoding UDP-N-acetylglucosamine 2-epimerase (non-hydrolyzing), with translation MNKIKIILIFGTRPETIKFLPVVSQIKKYSHLLECKIIVTAQHREMLDQMLEIFQIQSDYDLNIMKKGQSLSTITNNSLSGIEKILKKEKPSMILVQGDTTTTFAGALAAFYQKIKICHVEAGLRTHHKYYPFPEEVNRHLTSVLTDLHFAPTKKSCENLLHEGVKRENIFICGNTVIDSLLMMVKESHEFREPLLKNSKIIEQRTILVTMHRRENWGKPLRETCQAINKIIDEYPDITFIFPLHKNPEIRKNVREILHHKENILLLEPLDYDDMVNLMSKSYMILTDSGGIQEEAPSLGKPVLVLRDETERPEAVEAGVVKLIGTNKERVYSEIKTLLDNRDIYNKMSKHVNPYGDGKASERIVQKILYDFNLIEQSPHEFKAKNDRV, from the coding sequence ATGAATAAAATAAAAATTATTCTAATTTTCGGAACGCGCCCCGAAACCATTAAGTTTCTTCCTGTAGTTTCACAAATAAAAAAATACTCCCATCTTCTCGAGTGTAAAATCATTGTTACTGCTCAACATAGAGAAATGCTCGACCAAATGTTAGAGATCTTTCAAATCCAATCTGATTATGATTTGAATATTATGAAAAAAGGCCAATCTTTATCAACCATTACCAATAATAGCCTTTCGGGTATTGAAAAAATATTAAAAAAAGAAAAACCGTCTATGATTCTGGTACAGGGTGATACGACGACTACCTTTGCGGGGGCATTAGCTGCTTTTTATCAAAAAATAAAAATTTGTCACGTAGAGGCGGGGCTTAGAACTCACCATAAATATTATCCTTTTCCTGAGGAAGTAAATCGGCATCTAACTAGCGTACTAACTGATCTTCACTTCGCTCCTACTAAAAAATCCTGTGAAAATTTACTGCATGAAGGAGTAAAAAGGGAAAATATTTTTATCTGTGGAAATACCGTGATAGACTCTCTATTAATGATGGTCAAAGAAAGCCATGAATTTAGAGAACCTTTATTAAAAAATAGCAAAATAATAGAGCAAAGAACAATTTTGGTCACTATGCATAGGAGGGAAAACTGGGGAAAACCATTAAGAGAAACTTGTCAGGCAATAAATAAAATAATCGATGAATATCCTGATATAACCTTTATTTTCCCCTTGCATAAAAATCCTGAAATAAGAAAAAATGTTCGGGAAATTTTGCACCACAAAGAAAATATTTTGCTCTTAGAACCTTTAGACTATGATGATATGGTTAACTTGATGTCTAAGTCATATATGATTCTGACTGACTCGGGCGGAATACAAGAAGAAGCTCCTTCTTTGGGAAAACCGGTATTGGTTTTACGAGATGAAACAGAAAGGCCGGAAGCAGTCGAAGCAGGCGTAGTCAAATTGATTGGAACTAATAAAGAAAGAGTATATAGTGAAATTAAGACTCTATTAGATAATAGAGATATTTATAATAAAATGTCTAAACACGTCAATCCTTACGGAGACGGAAAAGCTTCAGAAAGAATTGTTCAAAAAATATTATATGATTTTAATTTAATTGAACAATCTCCCCACGAGTTTAAAGCAAAAAACGACAGGGTATAA